CCATCTCTCGGCATGTGCGCACAATGCGCACCGCAATCTCGCCGCGATTGGCGATGAGTATTTTGGAGAAGTTTTTCATCATTTAGCAGCAGCTAGCAATCGGTACTTGGTATTTGGTACTTGGCCGTAAGTTCGCGTCCATGTTGCCACCCCAGGACTGCTTCAATCTTGCAGACAAAGCCAAATACCAAATACTAAGTATCGCTTTTTCAATGCCTGAACACCCCCCACTCCATCGTCCCTTTAACAGGAGCGTTATACGCCGCGGACAGCGCAATCGCCACTACCGTTCGTGTGTCTCGCGGATCGATAATGCCGTCGTCCCATAGCCGCGCCGTGGCGAAATAGCAGTCGGATTCTTTCGCGATCTGGTCTTCCAGCATCTTCCTGCCCATCGCCATGCGCGCTTCGTCGATGGGCTGACCGGTTTTGGCCGCAGCCTCGCGCTTGATAATGTCCATCACGCCCGAGAGCTGTTTCTCGCCCATCACTGCAATGCGATGATTGGGCCAGGTAAACAGAAAACGCGGAGCGTAAGCCCGTCCGCACATCGCATAATTTCCCGCACCATACGATCCGCCCACCATAATGGTAACGGCCGGCACCGTGGAGTTAGAAACCGCATTAATCAGCTTGGCGCCGTTGCGGATAATGCCATCTTCTTCATAGCTGCGGCCCACCATAAAGCCGGTAATATTCTGCAGGAATAGCAACGGAATATCTTGCTGATTGCAAAGTTGAATGAACTGCGCGCCTTTGCCCGCCGATTCCGACATCAACACTCCGTTATTGCCCAGAATCCCAACCGGAAAACCGTGAATATGTGCGAAGCCTGTCACCAGCGTAGGGCCATACTCGGGCTTGAATTCGGCAAAGTCGCTTCCATCCACGATCCGGGCAATCACGTCGCGTATTTCAAACGGCACGCGCACATCAGCCGACGCGATGCCCAGCAGTTCGTCGGGATCAAATACCGGTTCTTTTACTTCCGCCATCTGCGGCAGATCAGGCTTCTTCAGGTTGAAGTGGCCCACGATCTCGCGCGCAATGCGAATGGCGTCGAGTTCGTCTTCCGCCAGATAATCGGAGAGCCCGGAGATACGCGAGTGCATCTCCGCGCCTCCCAGAGATTCTTCGTCGCTGATTTCGCCTGTCGCCA
This portion of the Terriglobia bacterium genome encodes:
- a CDS encoding acyl-CoA carboxylase subunit beta, which produces MNHLRSTVDCQSSGYKANYAAMRSAVERLRAELKRSTEGGGEKYVKRHVERGKLLPRDRVEMLLDEGSFFLEIAPLAGHGMENEAPGAGVVGGVGLVCGRECLVTANEATVKGGATGEAGLWKNARLADIARENHLPSILLVESAGADLPQQSKIFVAGGRGFREITRRSKERIPTVSVVFGSSTAGGAYLPGMSDYVVMVKKQAQVFLAGPPLVKMATGEISDEESLGGAEMHSRISGLSDYLAEDELDAIRIAREIVGHFNLKKPDLPQMAEVKEPVFDPDELLGIASADVRVPFEIRDVIARIVDGSDFAEFKPEYGPTLVTGFAHIHGFPVGILGNNGVLMSESAGKGAQFIQLCNQQDIPLLFLQNITGFMVGRSYEEDGIIRNGAKLINAVSNSTVPAVTIMVGGSYGAGNYAMCGRAYAPRFLFTWPNHRIAVMGEKQLSGVMDIIKREAAAKTGQPIDEARMAMGRKMLEDQIAKESDCYFATARLWDDGIIDPRDTRTVVAIALSAAYNAPVKGTMEWGVFRH